The Oryzias melastigma strain HK-1 linkage group LG6, ASM292280v2, whole genome shotgun sequence genome includes a window with the following:
- the LOC112152809 gene encoding C-C motif chemokine 2, with translation MMKMKRVFLPLCLLLLTACCFDASRNHDVEESPYCCVEFSSVRLPLSRVKNIKKTARSCPVQGFIVETRTKRICLSKSSPWSQQIFNRFHNLTNTADEDAQR, from the exons atgatgaagatgaagagggtCTTCCTCCCGCTTTGCCTGCTGCTGCTCACCGCCTGTTGCTTTGATGCATCAC GGAATCACGACGTTGAAGAATCTCCATACTGCTGCGTCGAATTCAGCTCTGTTCGCCTGCCGCTGAGCCGAGTCAAGAACATCAAGAAGACAGCTCGATCCTGTCCGGTACAAGGATTTAT AGTCGAGACTAGGACAAAGAGGATCTGCTTGAGCAAATCTTCCCCTTGGAGTCAGCAAATATTCAATCGCTTCCATAACTTGACCAATACAGCAGACGAAGACGCTCAGCGCTGA
- the LOC112152811 gene encoding C-C motif chemokine 4-like isoform X1 yields the protein MKTLSVALLLLLVCCCSSMPSSQQCNTTPEKCCLKFSTNAIPVKNVTEILRTSSCCSHGAFIVTTTKGKEVCFKDDFKWAKRIFDRLSKDKEASGSS from the exons ATGAAGACTCTGAGCGtcgctctgctgctgctgcttgtctgctgctgcagctccatgc CCTCTTCACAGCAGTGCAACACAACCCCAGAAAAATGCTGCCTGAAGTTCAGCACTAACGCGATCCCAGTGAAGAACGTGACTGAGATCCTCCGAACCAGTTCCTGCTGTTCACACGGCGCTTTCAT AGTCACCACGACGAAAGGAAAGGAAGTCTGCTTCAAAGACGACTTTAAGTGGGCCAAGAGAATCTTCGACAGACTCAGCAAGGATAAGGAAGCTTCAGGAAGCAGTTAA